A stretch of DNA from Acropora palmata chromosome 12, jaAcrPala1.3, whole genome shotgun sequence:
TTCAGAAAGCTTGAGTAAGGATTCTTGCCCTGTCAGAATTCTCAGGTTGTGTTTATCTTTAATCCAGGGTTTTCCTCTACAGTTAACTTACcttaattgaaaaagatcatctagGTGATTGAAGTCCTGAGAAGTCCTTCGCAGGACTTTAATCACCCAGACTATCTTTTTAAtgaaggtatgttactcctgggttcaaaccaatTTCTTAGTCAACTTATTATGCTTCCTGGGCCCTGTCTAAAACTGGGTTAGGCCATACCATAGCTAGTACCAATAAGCCAATAGGCTATTCTAGTATTACTGGCTGTTTTAAGTCTAGCTTCAAAGACATTGGGCCTGACATAGCTTCCGTTAGTTCGCATTCTTTATATTAAGGGCGACAGGAACTTTTACTGCAGGGGTAGCGAATAGGTTTTTTCTTAGGaggtcttttttctttgtctttatcGGGATTGCCTTGCAATAGTATGACTGGCTAACGTATCCTAGTAAACTTTCACTTTGAACCTCGTGGCAATGCAATCAGAACATGCAATTTCTAACGGTTGGGTGGCTTGGGAACGAATTAGtcagaaattattattcttaccgAACGTTTGAAAGGCTCGTGGAGCATCACGGGAGTGTTACGAGTATTAATAACAGGTATGGCTTGAGACTTGAGTCATTCTAGGTCGGTCTCCCTATTCAttcttctttatttattaagtTAAGGCTACTTCCATTGAGTAATGTTAATATGCACCGTTTCCTTGGGGTTTTGTGTTCCTGCATTTAGATGAGGAATACATTTCCACATAGTTTTTTTGGCTACATCTAAAGGATGGCTTTTAGTAGTTTTTCGTATTTAGTGTAACACTTTCTCCAATGGATTGTTATTACTATCATGTTTGTATGTCTCTCGGTTGTTAAGATTGCCTTCCAATTGTATGACTGGCCGACGCATCCAATGAAACTCTCACTTTGAAGCTCGTCGCAGGGTACTCAGAATTCTTAAACTTTAGGGGAATACATTCATATAAGAATTGATAATCCCTTAGGGATTATTGCAGAAATATTCCCATCGTAGCACACCCACATGAATCGCGTTTAACCCACTGAAAAACAAGATCACAACTTTGCTTCGACTgcattaaatttattttaccaaaactgtTACTACGTTTTAGCTACTATTGAACAGTTActcaaagtgaaaaacacGAGAATTGTACACCATTGTTTTACGCCACAGTTCTGAAACCTCCCCCATATGAAAAATAGGCCCATTATTTTTTAACCGACGAGGGGATACGTGATTTATTCACCGCTGTTTGTGTCCTTTTTGTTGTACAACAATGAAAAGTAAGGTCAGGTGACCTGAATTTTGGGAACCAGATGAACTTCACTCAAAACTCAGTTTGGTGTTAGGACTGAGATCTACGTAGGTCTAGTGTTAAGATTCGGCCGTTAGGGCTAGGTTCTAAGGTTAGATTAGTGTTGGGGTAAGCAAAAAGTACCGAAAAGGTGTATACGCCGTTTTGCGCATTCATTCAATGTGTCCCCTCATAACAAAGACACTTGCAGGTTCTTTTTTTATCTGCCCTTGTGGataatttctttcacaaagCTACTATGCCTTGCGAATTCTTCGTCGCATCATCACCAGTAGCTACCGTCGTTGGTGCCGCGTTTCCAGCCTGTGTGAGGGTGTAGGGAGGTGGCACGGTCTGTGCAGTTCCTGGatgctaaaaagaaaaaaaaaaaacatcagaCAGCAAGGAGCAGTTCAATTGGAGGCTTCGAGTAGTCTCTCCACGTGCCGCACGTCCTCCGATTCTCGCGCACGCGTGTATTTTGCCGCGCATGCGTGTATTTCACCCCGCCCGCTCCCTTAGACTTCTCACAGTCTATGAACTTAATGAAGATACCTGAATGCAGTCAGCGTTCACCAGAGCCCAGTTGTTAGAAAGCAGtttaacttaatccaggatAAGCGTAAACTTTAATTGGATGCTTTTACCTTTTTTGGATAAAATTTCTtatgcttatttttgtttttcaagattgaCGTCTTctaatgtaaagttttgccGAATGTCAGCGTTGAACAGCATTTGGGAGTAGAGAAATAAATATTGCGTTAAAACtctgctttaaaaaaaattacgattAAAGAGCTAAAACTTTTAAGGGAAGACGTTTCGACACTGTACTTACGttattatcaagtcaaaaagtGTTCACGTTAACAATTGATTGTTTAGATTTTGAAATACTGTTCAGTATTAAACATTCTCTTAAAGAATGTTTAAACTAATTTGAATACTCAAACGGACTAACGGACATACGTGCTAAACTTTTCGTTTAACTTGTGACACCTTTTAGCTCGATaaattttgacttgataaaGACACTTATATTTTCAAGCTAAGTTtcacgaatttttttttataatcgAATGTACGTCACTTTTTTCtacgaataaaaaaaaagcaaaggaagGCGTGAAAGGCAGTGAGGCTCAAAATTGGAAAATCTGAATCCAGTAACTCGTCATCAGTAGTATACCTGAAATTAATGCAGTGCCAAAATTGGTTCCGGCGTCATtaagataaagaaaaacaaataaaacaaaaccaaaacaacaacaacaacaacaaccaaacaaaaactatGGAAGGCATTAGAGAAAGGGGGGTCTGCCAAAACGTCGACGGATCATTACCATCCAAACGGGCCTACAGCACAAGAGGATGTTCATATTTAATACTCCAGATGTCAACCCACTTCATCTGAGCGTAACCTCGAGAGACAGACAGCCAAGCCCAAGCTTACATAGAGACGGAGAAATGTAAGGCTctctacattaattttatagcATTGCACGACTAACCTGTACTGTGCCTGGTATGACCATCGTGGTACCAGGATAAGCCAAAGGAGCTGATCCTCCTAGAGGCATCCCTGATGCAGTAAGCTGTGCGAGATccgaaaaataacaattaattcAAATGATTTGCTTGGCGGCTCCAGTAGTTTACACAAGTAATCGTAGTAGTGAGCTCTGAAGCTCCAGAGAACATCACCCTGCTGGCTTCTCAGAAAAGCCCACATTTTGCAGAAATTCCTTCAGTGAATCAGTACAACGATGTCTCCGCTCCTCCTTTCGCCCCAAAACTCCACTGATTGAATCAATGCTACAtgatcaacaacaacagcaactaGTGGATGTGGTCATCGCATTTAGGCGatgcttaagcagcagcgagaaaggcctgaatagggatttgaaccctggCCTCTGCAATCCCTGGGCAGTGCTCCAACAGTTGAGCTACCTGACGAACTGGGATGGCGAGGGCAAGGGCGAGGGCGAGGACGAGGACGACGACAAGGACGACGAGGAccgctgctgctgctgctgctgctgttactactactactactactactactactactactactactactactactaccacCTAATATCACAAAGTATTTACCTGTTGTGGCGTATAGAGAACTGGTTGACTGACAGGTGCAGGGCCAGTTGCTATTGCGCCACCAGGTTGAATAACCACAGTTTGACCTCCGGGGTAAGCCTGCCCTGCCTGCACAAACATCACTTGTTGATTGGTTGCAACCTgagatgaaaattaatggttcATTGTTAAGTATGAGGCCTGCCTTGGCAAACGGAAAACATAGAAGAACCAAAGGGCTCTTGTCTTTTACCAGGCACTGTCTGAAATTTGTTGGATTTCAACTCAAATTTTAATCTGATAGAACAGCCGAAAAGCAAGGTCTAAAactaggggggggggggtacgtTTAAGTTTAAAGATTCTCTATTAACCGCAGATCTTCGCGTGCGGCTGCTGTCGTTTACTTAGAAAAAAATGGCTTTCTCATTTGCACCAACGGTAGCTAAAATTATTTCGGATACGTTATACACGTTTAACGTATCAACAACCGTTTTTTTCATACGTGAATACAAAGGAATTCTCTGGCTTCATGGCATTTTTCTGGTGTCTTggcattttaaaattattatagttaGTAcccttttctttaattcattGATGTCATAGCTTGCAAATAACTATAATATCTTACTTAGGCCCAGGGTACAATAAACTAATGTTGTTGTTAGATTCGGGCTCATTCCCACAAAGAGTAcaaagatttaaaattttgttaagCCTGAAAGTGTTGCTGACCCGTGCAAAGGCCTGTGGTTGAGAGAGATACTTTGAGGCCATTTCTATGGCTTTATGAGAGGAACAGGCCTGTCGCTTGGCGTCTGTCATTTGCATGGAAGGCGAAGATCAGCGTTTGTAGCTGCATGGTCAACTCGGTGCAtgtttcattttgcaaagttcaaattcaatttgtcAATTAACATTCGCATGGATCAGTGGATTTGGCACCACCTCTTGCTCATAAAACTTCAGATGGGGCCTTCTATCATACTTTTGCAGTATTTATCTTAAAACAAATGccaaaacatcaaaattccAAACTGCCAAATGCTATACATTTACTGTGGGAGTGCACATAAACTTACTTCCTTTAAGAGCTAGTTTGTTATGAAGCAATCTCAAGGCGACCAAATATCTCAAATCAACTGGTGCAGTCAAAGAGTTGCCCCAGGGATTACCTGAATGAACAAATATTGATCTAGCGGGTGATAAGAGAGAGGCTTTCCCGCGGGATCACCGAACCCAAACCTCGACTACGCTGTCCCTTAGACGCCAGGAAAAAAATGGCCGCGAGAAAGACGCCCTGTCATATCTGTTGCGAACTACAAAAATTGCTGATTATAGATGGATCATTGCATAACTTTACTACTTACAGATGGCGAAGTTGTTGCTCCGCAACAGACAGCGTTACAGCAGTAGATGGACGCTGTTAAAGCGATGACAGTCTCAACAACTGCGCAGACCAACAGACATCCACCCAAGCCTGCCCCGATGGATGCGGTGTGCTTGTTAAGTTTGTAGAAGGAGTAGGAGTACCAGTAGTAGTAGCAGCTGCTATAACGATAATTGTAGGAATCATAATACCGCGAAGGATAGTTTAAGTTGTAGCAACGAATTATTCTTGAAAACTCATCGACAGCTATGCAATAGCAGATAAACATGACGAAAGCTATGACACTGGCATTGATGGAGAAACCCATGTAGCATCCAATCTGTTCAAAACGAAATAAAGAAGGagtaaaaatattaaaatgagTGTACCAAAATTCTGATCCATTGTGACTAGCATTCATCAAATTGAAACCATTGGCAATCACCCGAGTCACCCaaagcataaaaaaacaacaacaacaacaacaacaacaaagaaaaaaaaacaaacaaaaaaaaatattactacAGAGGTTGAGCAAAATGTCAACATCGCATAATTTGTGCATTGTATATGGTTAATACCTCTAGCTTCATTGCAGAATACCAGCCACTGATTTGCATCTCACTGAATGACTAAATTGCTATTATTTCAATTGTTGGCTCTTTGAATGTAAATGTAATTactcaaaaataaatacagatTTTCCAGTGTGCAAGTCCAAGAAAATTGACCTTGACTCAAACACCAACCAAAGCGAACGCCAAGGATGGAGATGATTATTGCATTCTGACAATTTTAGCCTCACTTTTCCAAACTTCTCATACCCATGTTtaaggcaaaaccaaaaatgtagCATCAGGATTACTCAGCAAAAATTCATTGATGACTTAGCCCCTAATTTCAAggcaatgtttttgtttccagcATTAAAAGGTTAGAAAGAGGGATTTCTGTATAGTGCTAGCTGTGACAGAGCTACTTTAACTTGTTTGTTGTgctaaattattgttaaagaaGAGTTCCCCTAACAAAATTTAaggttgttttgaaaatattttaatgtaaTGAGAACTGTTTAAAGGTTGATACCTTTACCAACCAAGTGATAGCATTGGCAACACTTTACCTACAGTAAACATGATCTGGTTTAtatgcaataaaaattatcatttcaaAGGTAGATTTGAAATGTGAGGGTACAATGGCTAAAACAGAAAGCAAAAGATAGTATATTTTAATAATACTTCTGCATGAGCCTGgcatcttttttcaccacatCACAGTTTATAGGTTCCAATATTTATACTGTTAACATCATAATACCATAATCATATTACAATGAGCTACTGTCAGTATTGTAGGTCCTATTCAACAATTCAACATTCTCAGACCTCCAAACTGTTACAGAATGTCAATGAGAATGTCAATGAAACCTAAATTTGTCACTAtactaattaattattataattttttggcTATAGTCAAAACACGCattcaaattgaattttttctattatagaaaaaaaaatgttgttatgTTAATAAGGGTGGTACATTTTCGTGGCctaaaaatgtaatttagctGTGGCGATgcttttgtaaaatttgaatTAGGTTGTCTTTGAACATTAATTATACCTTGAAGTTCATATTTATTACcaaaactgacattttttgaatgaatgaaagtgtgaaataaaaaataatcataacaatactttcaaaataattattgtgcaaCAAAAATGTGTGCTGTCCATTAATTTTACGCTAGAGCAATGTATTTTTTAGTGTCCTTGCTTTCAGTTTAATTCACTTTTGTGCTCTGAGTTGCCCGTTTCTCTTTTAACAAAGTGTTGGTCTAAACCTTTTAGCTGTTCTTCCCATTTTGGTTATGGGTTAATTGTAGCAAAAATCTGAGAAATATCTTGGTGAGATGTAAGTAACATTCGAGTAAGAACTTGCATGGTAATATCCAGTCTGACTAAGAACCGAACATTTAAAATGCTGACTGCAGACTGGGGTTATTAAATGCCGCCTGACGCCTAAATTGTCAAACTGTTTGATATgccatttattttcaatatatGACCTTAAGGTCATTATATTGCGTGACCTTAGGGTCACACAATGTCGGTCTCACAAAAACTATCTATTTGGTAAAACCCTGGCTTTACCAAATGGTAAGATTATGGTAAGATCTTGAAAGATCTCATATGACTCTGATAAGAAACTTGTAAGAATCTAGATATTTGAGTCTAGACCAGTATTCACTTCAATCTTGGTGAATAgagacaataaaattaatatttaaactGCACCACTAATCACAGGGTAAATATTCTGTCTCTACTCACCTAAATTTCAAAGGATTTAATAgttaaaaatattgcttttacCATCAAGTCACTGACACTTACCAGGCATTTATTTGGAGTCCTTTCATCCCTTGCACCCAAATAACCCAAAATTCCGGTGATAACAGCCTacagaaaataatgatgaagTTTCTTAGCTTTGAAGTCTTAAATTTCTACACAATTAGAGCCTAGCGACTTAATATGCCAGTGGAGGTCAGGCAGCTGAAATTCAGGCTGGTTTGAAGGGGCTGTTTTCAGGTCAattaactggttgaaaaaacgaaacttggcaacttcattaaaaaagcaatattattattgatagaCATATAGATCAAAAAGACAACATCACATGAATTGTAAGAATCTAGGGGCCCACAGTAATTGGCGTCAGCTGTTGTGGATGCCCTGCCTTAACCCAGTATTTGTTTTACCTTTTGTGTACGTTGTCATGTTTTGTTAACTTTATTTAGAAGGCGAAgtttaatataaaaaaaagaattttgtgTAAAAGCCTGGTGCAGTCAACATCACAGAGgacataaaacaaagaaaacaaaagagccaaGAAACCactacaaaacaataaatgaccaaattaAACCCCATCAATAATATTGAGAGCTatcacagaacaaagaaaaaaaattcacaggTTTTGTTtgcaccaaaaacaaaaacaaaaactgtgGGATTTTTCGAATATATCATGTCCAAAGTTAAAAATGATGGccaattatttcaagtttcaatCCTTTTCCATTCTCGCCATTCTGAGCCACAGATCTAGGATAAAATAGTTGGATTCAGTGTCCCTAGAAAGTTCTAGTAATAAAGACATTAGCATTAGATATGCAGAGTTTTGCTTCATTATTCTAGAcattgaacaataataattattattgcatatTAGGGTCAAACTGAGGTAGGACAATTCAAATGACataaaaaaagggaaaaaaataaagtaaaaacaaaataatgacagACATGACATGAGTCTGGGTTTGAAAACTACAGACTTCGCAAAGAATACATGGGCTGATTTATCAGACAGAAGATTAATTTGAGAAATGACTTCGttatgcatcagtcaattccagctgcGCCCTCAGGGCCTGCTCTCTTCCTCCAGCAACTGTGGGTATTTGTCGGCCTTGTCAGTCCCAGGAGTCGGGCTTATAAAGCTAATTCAACACAACCCAAGGCCTGGGGCAAAGCATAAGGCTTATCATTACACAGTATGTGCTTTTCTACTCTGGAACATTTCAAGGAGGCTGATGTTTTTGGCACATCAAAGATCAATAGATTTTTGATGTtataattaaacaaaaagtttccttgaaaattttttctaagttaatattaaatattaactTAGAAAAAATTTTGGTATTTCTCTGACGCAGGGTTTTTATTTGGCGCTTGCCCACTCGCCAATGCGAGTGTCAAAACTGACTGGCAAGTGAAAATCGTAGCTCACTCACCCGGTGGGGTGAGTGGAATTTTCATCTTCAGGAAAGAAACCAAATATTAAACTTCACagataattcatttttttgagaaaatatatcaattaaaatttttataataaacATATACCACTACTCATTCACATTCTGAAGGCTTCGCACAGTGATGCAAATTTCACACATCATTAGCATATGGCTCctctttatttaataataataattcttatcATTACATGCTGCACCAACTTTAATATTGTAGAGAATATGCTGCTCATGGTTGCAAACATTATCCGTGCCGCTGAGAACAAGATCTGAAACtggcagtgattttccactcAAAGAGAATTTTACTTGCAAAGTAAGAATTGAAGAGTAAATTTATCAGTGAAACTCAGATTGTGAAATTTAGAAACTTaagctttttctttgaagtttcAGTGCAAAATACTCAAGGGCGGATCTAGGGGAGGTGCACTGGGTGCACGTACACCCCCCTCggctaccaaaaaaaaaacgttataGTTCAAAATATGTGTTACACTCATAATTCTTCCTAGTAATGTAAGCTTAGCTAAAAAACAGCAAAGCAAATTAAGCTACTAAAGGATATTAAAAGCACAAAAGCTGCGTTAAGTTGGATTCTATTTGCCTCACCATTTACAGATAATTTATCATATTACAGCCAGATAAACCCTCTTAAAAGCATGTATTATACATTGCCTAACATATAAAGATTGGGCTTCCTGTGCATTTCCGTCTGACATGTACACCCCCCTAGCCAAAATCCTAGATCCTCCCTTGATACCTGCAATTGGGTTGTGCCATCACCAACACTTCTCATGGGTATGAGTCAGATGCTGAGATGATGGAAGAAATGGTCATAGAAAAACTCAATCAGCTGCAGATATTATATTAATTATACAGCTGCTCTTATGCTGACCCTCCCTGtttgggcaggcaaaaagttaatgaccctcccctgaattcctACGCCCCCCCCCTCTAAAAAGAATGCTCCCTAAACAGTTAActttgttttactttgctTGATCGGATGGGGAGTGGGGTAATTTGGCAATGTGTATGGATGTACAATTCAGACATCAAATAAGGCAAAGACTTGGATATCAAGTACCGATAAGGAAAACAACCGAAAACCTTTGAACGTGAGAAAGAATATGAAAGCGACTTATTATCGTCAAAACTGATGGATGCTCCAGGAGCACATTTGtcacaaggaaaaaacatGCAATAGTTAATATTAAGACGATAGAATTTACAATTCACCAACACTGCTGAAAACGGAGCGAAATCAACCATAAACACTGCTACAATCCTGCTTCAAATGAATTAGCCTGCGCTTACTCAATATTCGTGCATTATACTCACAAGGAATTACGGTTTGAGCGCCCCAAGGTTCGAGCGCCCCTGGTTTGAGCGCCCCACATCTTGGTTCTAGCGCCCCGGCCGGTTTAATTTGGTgtaagttttgttgtgtttcgtTGGGTATTGATCGAGATCGAACTCGATTTATTTGTTGACTA
This window harbors:
- the LOC141859734 gene encoding uncharacterized protein LOC141859734, which produces MASRSNVLRGLALTQMVFGGIMFLLGVASAIFVRHWSSYVGFGIWVGVWAVITGILGYLGARDERTPNKCLIGCYMGFSINASVIAFVMFICYCIAVDEFSRIIRCYNLNYPSRYYDSYNYRYSSCYYYWYSYSFYKLNKHTASIGAGLGGCLLVCAVVETVIALTASIYCCNAVCCGATTSPSVATNQQVMFVQAGQAYPGGQTVVIQPGGAIATGPAPVSQPVLYTPQQLTASGMPLGGSAPLAYPGTTMVIPGTVQHPGTAQTVPPPYTLTQAGNAAPTTVATGDDATKNSQGIVAL